The sequence GGTCACAGGTCAAATGGCTAAATGACTATGACGAGGTAGAGATGGCTAAATGAGATAGTTGGGTAACAAATCAAAATACGCAAGTGTCAAAATGAGTATACTTTGGTGTAAATCAAAACAGGTCTGCTCTTTTTGAATTTACCCGAAGCAGTTCTGTGCAAATGTTTAATATTTCTATGAATAATTAGCTTATTAAACATaactataaataaaataatatgatTTCAATAATAGACTAATTGTCTATATAAACCGATTTGGGTGGTTTTATACTCTGAAAACACAAATTAAGCGAATATTTAAGAGTTCTTGTAAATTGAAATCAcccaaaatgtatttacatacttaCAACCTCTACAATAGCTTTATTAGTAAATACATTTCAATTTTCGAAGTAACTTTTATGTAATCACATTTGATACAATAATTCTTTATATAACCCAAGAAAAGATTAAAAGTATAGTCAATGGGTCAAGCCAAACTCACCCGGCTTGGCCCATATAACTTATTGCCCATTTGCATCTGTTACACAGTCTGCCCAAACAGCCATTTTTGCCCAATTGTATCCGTAATACTTACACATAAACACTAATACATGATTGGCGAGAAAAAAATTATTTGAAATCTTATTAGACTAATACAGAGCAAAAGAAAAGGAAACCGTCATACCTCCTGCTGAAATTCCGAAGGCCCTTGCAGGCTATGCGAGTTCAACATCTTTACGGCTACTTCAGTATGACGAATAAAACCTCTGAATATACTTCCATAACCCCCTTCTCCAATCTTCAGAAACGGGTCAAAGTTACATGTGGCATCTTTGACTTCTGAAAACGAGAACTCGGAGTAAAAGTGAGAGACACTTGAGTTTAAGGAATCGTCTGTTTGATTCTCCCTAAGTTCCTCTACTAGTCTAAGCACATCGTTACATTCTATTTGCAACTCGTCACGTTCCTTTTTGCAAGTCTGCAAAAGCTCAACAGCTGAAAACATCTTTTGTTCGAGCTCTCGCACCGTACGGTCACACACTGTAATTTGAGTTTCGAGAAATAACTTCTGTTCGAGTGCTATACGAAATTCTTCTGCAACTTCATATAGCTCCTTTTTAACATATTCATGTTCTTCCTTGGTTTTTTCTAGTGTTCCATTAATCTCCAGCCTTCGCCTTAACTCTTCAGCATACAAATTTTCGGATGTTCTAACCTATAAGATTGATGGGTGTACACAAAGTTAAAACAAAATTAAGTTAAATGAAATTAACCTTAATATAAAAGTTGAAGAAAGTTTGTTGTTGACCAAGCCCATAAAGACCTATGTAGTATCCCGTGATTACAATCTACAACCTATTTGTGGACACAGTTTGGCATAAGGCTTTGAACATACTGTGTGTAGCACATGTTTCTTTTAAATATACACACAAACAcatacatatatacctttaacgtTAATATGTAAAAGATACGCATGTATACTTACTGTGTAAGACATATTCATACAGCAGAGGAACTCCCCTCATGGATAGCATGTTACTCTGATACGCTACCGGATTATACATGCACGCATTTCGCGCTCATTAAACTTTGATTATGCCTAATATTATAACAGATAATATAAATTATAACAGTCTAAACCTACATGGCTGTACACGGACTACATGCGAAGACATACATTGATCCATGAATGCGTACTTCAATATGAAACTAGATTATTGTGACACGAACTAAGCATCACTAAGTCATATCCCAAATGAGCTTAGCTCATAGTCATGCATTGTATGCTCAAAACTTGAGGTCGAATAACTGAGTCTATTGTAATTTCACATTTCAGAGTCCACATATACTCTGGACCAATGATAGATTAGTATTTAGAATCGTGTTTATAGTGGGAAAGATGAACCTTTCTATTCTGGACCAGACACCATCATCATGACCATTCATGCCAAAAAGTATCTTAGGTATTTAACATGTAGTGATGACTAAAGAACAAAGAGTGTATACAGTAACAATTGACGGGTTACATGATGCATATCATATGATCGACACGACACACCTGTATACAAACTTATCATTTTTAAAGAACTTATTgttaaaagaaaaattaaaacaTGAACAAATTATAGAAGATAACTGTTACTAAAAGAGACTTGGGCTGCGTTTGTTAAAACTTAATGATGTAGTGTTGAAtgattcataatctgaatgattcaaagtctCTGAATAAACttggttctgaatgaaaataagatgtttgataatcattttgaataaacAATATGAATATAGTAAAAATACTTTATTATCGTGTTACATGTataaaaaattcaatatacttgtttGTTAAGTGTTCTGGGTATGATTTGAGGAGGATGTTATATAAAATTTAGGTGCTTAATGGTTAAaagagtgtttcatctctgaatggttcagcactgaatgatGAACCATTGAgcatcatatgtcattcagaggtaaaAAACAAACGCATTGAATGCTAAAAGTTCAACATTGAGCGTGAACCATTcagttaagaggtaaacaaacacacCCTTATATTCAGAAAACAACTAGAAGTTTACCCTGTGTATAGCCTCAATAGCATCCTTTTCAGCTTTTCTGCGTCTGATAGATTCTTCAAATGCATCTCGTTTGGAATTGTCCGCCTCAGCCATTGCTTGAGCAAGCTGAACATAAAGCTCATCATTCACACCTCTTTCCTGTTATGTTTCATGCAAAATGTTATTGAATAATCAAATTCCAACAGCTCATGATTGCAATTCACAATATCTCACTCTAACACAAAAGACGTACACAAAAAAAAATTGCTTATTGACACATTTAATCACACAACAAGATGATTCATTCATATACTATGACACTAGAAGGAGATTTTGATAGTCTCCTTTGAATCCATGTGATGCACTATAGTATGATCGGGTTTCGCTACCTTCAGTTATTACATATCACATGGATCCTAAATCATTGACCATTTCAGTCAAAGATGTAGATAGATTTGAACTTACGGAAGGACTTGTCTGTGAAAACTCAGTCCATTCATCAGAGGCCATTCCTGGATTCAATCTACTTGGAGGAGTTGACTCAAGATTTAAATCTGACAACAAGGATGATATTCCGGTCCCGCGACTGTCAGACACGACTCTATGGTAGTCTTGATTTGAATTATCGGGCTGTATTATGCTATTCTCTCTTTCACTAACAGATCTTCGGGTCAAGCCAGAATCAGAGTTTATATTTATTGGAGGTGAAGGCGGGGACGTTGAAACATCGGGTTCACCCAACCTGACTTCCCTGCATTATCGTTAGTTAACACATAAATTTACGTATCTTTGTTTCAGCAAACTTACACCTACCAATACAAGATGAGAGGAAAGCCAGCCTTACTTAGTGAAAATGAGATTTCCTTTGCATACAAATTGAATCTGACAGGATGCAGCTGCTTCTAAACACACGTAAATGGCTTTCCTGGACCTCAGATTCACCATCCTCCTATATATTATAAAGGTGATAACTAATAGGGTAAGCACAAAAATGTAATATACATCCATAAATATGCAGAATGTGAATCTTTTTTAGAATTAACCTTGAATAGTGCCTGTCTGTAGCTGCTCCCATGACAAGCCTTCTGACATTGTTCTGAAGTATGAACTCAACGATACCTTTCTCAATAGAACCCATTTCAATATATTGCACCCCAATACGCACCTAATTAATTCACACAATCATGATCCCACAAAGCAAGATTATAAACTGATGTTTTGCATGGTCAGAGACAGACTTAGCAATGATAACAGTTCCCTGGGTAATGGGTCAAAAAAGTTATTTCTGGTACCGGGTCAGGTCAGATCCGATCGGATTTACCTCGGATACTTTTTGGCTAACATAATCAAAATTTTGCTTGTAAATAAATAGCAACTCAAATATGAATACAATAATCACACTATTTGAAAAATAATCTGCTCCATAATTATTCAAATATAATGATTTTGGGTGACATTTGACCCATTTCCTTGTTAGATAGTTCTTCCTTTCATTTTACCCAATTGATCCCCCAGAGATAAAACATAACCCGAACCAACCCATTCATAAGCTAATGGGCTGTAATTGTGACCTCTACGTTCGTGAAAGAGCAAGAAAGTATATAATACCCCTGAGTTCAGACACATCTGCTTATATCTTCCGAGAAGCTGGAGCATCTCCTGCCTCTCCGCTTCATGGTACGCCTCGACATGAAGTCTATCAAGTTGGTTTACCGGAAACTTTGTGCCCACTGAAAATCAAAATAAACATTAAGAAATGTGTATAAAGAACCTGGGGCACTTCAATCCAATATGCAATAATGATCATGTAACATATAAATCTAAAATAAGCGTCTATCATCCTACAGTTTTCTATGCTAAGAAATTGTTGATCCATCTATTAGCATCATTGGGCACTcacaaaaaaatttatatattcaaTTTGTATAACAACAAAGTAAAAATACAAAACAAAAGGTAAGATTACTCATAGGGATCTTCTGTGCAGGTTGATGAACATGAAGTATACATATCTGTTTATCTCCATACTTATATAACGCCCATCGCAGAGTTAACAGACTATCTTTAATCTCTTTCCCAACCGCCACGTAAACGTCATCATTATCAACTACTCTACGATTCGTTTCGGCAACAATTTCATCCCTAGTTTCAACAATCTCTGAAGTATCAACAACAGGATACCTAATCATCTGATTCAAGGTTCGTGCACCTTCTACTGATACAGAACTAACCACAGCCATCTCAAACTTAATCTATATTCATATGCTATAAGCTACACATACATCCATTGACAATTGACACATATGTGTGTAAATTTATCAGTCAATATGGAGTAAAAACCCTAAACTTTGATCACGTGTTATAGTACCTGAAATAGTGAAACTGCAGGCCAAATAAACTTGAAAGTGATTGCGAATAGGTTAAAAATAGATGCAAATGAAGAAGTGAAATTGGTGATATCGAAAAAGAAGTTTAAAAAGGTTGTAATGATTGATTGGTCCTTGAAAAGGGATTACTTGTTTTGAGCTATATAAATACCTTGTTGACTGCGATCGCTATATaaaattcaaatatatatacaataggTAATACGATGGTCATAAATTCATGGGTGATGATATATACCCAACTAATTTTTATAGTGTTATATAGTACAATACTGTaaaacatgtttggttgtgtatttataaaaattggttgtgtatatatcactccccttaaatttataattttctaCTGTTGAACTTTGAAGAAAGTAGTAGTAGTAAATTGCAGGTGCGAATAAATAGCGGGCTCCATGAAAGCGTGCTGAAGAATTTTTTAGTATAATTACTCCGTATAACATTTACAAATACACAAGAATGCACCTCGAACTATTTCCAACTTGTTATTTTTGTCTTTGTATTGTTAACCTTTTTCGTAATTAACTAATTATCCCATCTAATCCATTAGctttttcatatattttttttagatTGTCTAAAGAGGTTTGTAGAAAAAACCTTTACAATTATAAATTCATTACTCCAATAGTAAAAGCTTTTATATAGCTCAAAAACAATATAACTCAGTAATGCATATCTGTGAATACGAGAGAACTCAAAGAACTTACAGATTAAACTCAATCTGTGCAGTTTGAGCTCAGTATGTGAGTTCTATGGGTATTCTATCACTCTTAGTTCTTTCTGTATACCTTcactatcaatatatatatatatatatatatatatatatatatatatatatatatatatatatatatatatatatatatatatatatatatatatatatcttacattattataaagcacgtGCTATAAATCCTACGTGTCATTTTCTCAATTAATCTTAATTaaataatcctacgtgtcattttttaaataaaactcgattattttattaaactgtatgaaataattattactttaagataaaagataataataaaataataaaataatgcaTTAGCCGTTAATATATGTTATGGGCAaacatatattaatattgaaaaatatctttgtaaagTTCATTATTGATTATGTCCATATTTAAAAACTATCTGTTTCCGTCATTATAGCCTATTATATttcaataaaatattaaaataaaactacatataataataataaaataactaaatcatATATTGCCATTTTTGGTTGTTGTCGAGAGccacaaacaaaaaaaaattcactttgtttttttctttttcttttttttttctttcaaaaaagaCCAAATCATATAGGGATTATTTATCGTTTTATTACTCTTctataaactattaaatatatattttattatatattatgattatctatatctatatataattaaaaactGACTCCCATCTTCATAAATGAGGCAAATATAAATTGTTAATTCTGATTTTAAAGTAAAGAAAAAATATTTTTTTGGTAATTAAATAATCCAGTTCTCTGTATATAATtaaaaaaagcaaaaaaaaaaaaaataccccgGTTAAATTGATGAACGCTAACGTACATGCATCTGGAGTGGGGTCCACTTATTTTATCCGTATATGATCCGTATTTATGTTTTTGATTCTAACCGCCTACCCTCCTTAGTTCAATCGTCGCTATCCCTTCCCTTTCCTCTTCTCGCGCCTCACCCCAACCCTAATTCCCATCCTCTCATCCCACACGTTACCCTCATTCTCTACCCTTTTCCCTCTGTTTGTCGATGTAGGTAACTGGCGGTTGCTAAAACTTTTCAATTTACCCAATTACTGGATATTTAATTGTTTGCTGTACACTACAATTAAATTCGTATTCATGAAATTCAATTGATTTCCTTCACCTTCACATTCCAGGCTGCAAGCAAAGTTTTCGGTTTTGTAACTTCCATTTCAATTCAATCACCCAATTGGAGGGATGGTTCGGATTCCGTATAGGGTGCATGCATTGATGATTATAAATTCAAGTATCCTGTGTTATTGTTATGTGTATCAACCAAAATATCAGATTTCCTTACAATGACTCAGAACAAGACACCATCCACATCTGCTGTTGAAACCAAAACATATGTGTTTCTGAATGAGCTTGGATTAGGTAAGCAATCCCAAGTGCAGGTTATGATATGCAGAAGTTGGGATACACATACAATTTATGGCAAGTATTTGGGGACCGAATTCATAGCTTCAGATGAAAAGGTATACACTTATAAACTCATTTTCTCATTAATTCAAATTTAGGATAGCTAGCCAAATATTGCTTGAATGGTTTTGATTAGTCTGATTTGTCTAAATCACGAAATCTAAACAAAAAATTGGTGCAATGACTAAATATGTTTAAATAAACTCTACAATTAAATTCTTTTCTTAAATCTTATTTGTCATTATGTATTTCATATTCATTATGTATCACATATTAATTGCCTTATTCTTTGTCATGCGTATGATCTTGGTCAAACATATACCTCAGGGGAATGTGATACAATTAACTGCTAAAAGTAATGTGGCCCACCACTTCATTCCACGGCTTAAGGATGGCTTTGTTTACTTGCTAAACAACTTTGATGTCATATCGAATAGAGATGACTATCGTATTTTCAAAGACAATGCCCTGATGATTGAGCTTAATGGGTCCACATTGTTGAGGAAACAGCCAAATGCTGATGTGAGCACGTTCGCCCGACATCCCTTCAACTGTATTCAAATAGAATACTTGCAACCTACTTTGGGAAAATTTGTTGTAGGTCTGATTTCCTGCAATTGTTTGTGTTATTTATTTGCATCCCCTAATTACTTTGACCTGATTAGCTAATGCATCATTATTTCCTTAGACGTTGTCGGGTATGCTGTGAACGCCACTCAACCCCCCCGGGGAAATCTGCCAGAGCAATCCTAGAGTTTGACCTGGGAAATAAGCGGTAAATATCTTATCCAACTATCTACGTGCATTTAAGTTTTATGTATACGTCTGTTTTTCGGCATGATTAGTGTGCTAACCTTCTTTGCGTCTCCAGGGGTAAAACGATTAGGACGACACTATGGGGCGACTTAGGTGACTCTTTCCTTAAAAGACAACCTGCAGCCCCCGCCTATTACTACATCATCTTGACTTCCGTGTCGGTGAAAAAGGGGTTCAACGGTATGCGTACCAGTCACCAATTGGGCCTGCTAGCTATCTGCTTTATATGTTACTAATTTTAAACACTGTGCTTGGCAGGTATCCTCTCACTCTCTACGTCAGCGACACTTATTATCGACAATGCTGAAGTCCCTGCCCTTATCGACTTCAAGGAAAGAATGAGGTTTTCTACATAGTCACTCTTTCTATATTTCATTCTATTCTAAGGTTTATTACATAcatttttcatatttaattatgGGTTGTCATGTGCATCTGTCCTGTTTTGGCAGTGGCATTCAATTGCCCATAGCCGTCGAGCCTTCTGCTCCCGGTTGGTAACTCCCCCCACTAAAGGATGGAACTCTTCGTGAACTCCTGGATATGGCGCGTAAAGGGAAAAAAACATTGTAAGTGTAGCCTGCCATTCGTTCCCATCTTACTCTCTATTGCATCATATCCCACTAACTCGCGTCCAATTGTTTTCCTTCCCCACTTAGACGATCGATGTATTTAGGTGCACAGTGGAGATTCAAAACATCCGCATGAAAAACTATTGGTACTACAACACTTGCAGCGTCTGCAAAGCGAGGAAGGGTCTTGATAGGAGGTTTGGCCAACATTGGTGCGAATCCTGTAATGACAACGTCCCCGAACCAATCACCAGGTATTTGTGCCATAACCCTCTCATATAAATGCCCATGAAAATGTGGTTTTCCTTTATATAGTAGATCTTTTGCCACTGAATTTTCCACGCAATCCACTTTCAAAGGTTCCGCGTGATATGCGACGTCAGAGACGATACAGTCACAACGGTCATGGTCCTCTTTGATGAGACTGCTGAAACTGTAACCCAAACTACTGCAAAGGCTCTACTAGCTGAGGTCGATGCGGTATGAACCTCTATTTACAAATTTAGGCCATATCTAACAATCCGACTTACGTGTATGACTTTGTGCAGGAAACCTGCAACACCGTCCTGCCTAATGCACTCGCTAACTTGGTAGGCACCACAAGAATGGTCCTTTTGAAAGCAACGTCCTACTATGATCAAGGCACATATGAGAGTTTCAACTGTATAAAAGTTTATGCGCCAGACTCTGATCCAGCCGACCACCCCCTGCCACCTACTTCGGAACCAAATATACCTACTAAGTCCTCTCCATCGACCATCACCCTTGCTCCGGCGTCGTCGACCCCCAAAGGGCAGAAGCGAACCATCGAGATCCCAACACCCGCGAAACATTCGGAGCGTTCCCGTCGGCAAAAGTAAACTAGCCACTTTATTATCTATTTCTGCCCTCCTATGTCCCAACAACACActcatgtgtgtatatatatatatatatatatatatatatatatatatatatatatatatatgtggttgtgtatgtgtatgtgtatatatgtatgcatgtatgtatgtacgaACTAATTTATGcatgtttttatttatatatatatgtgtgtgtgtgtatatatatataaagcccattaatagcccatagtctaatttccacaagtgtcgttcttttgtccaaaccccaattatggtacaaagcccaattacccaattttagtaattagcccaacatcatgattacttcggattaaataagcataataataacttagctacgagacattaatgtaaaaaggttgaacataacttacaatgattaaaaatagcgtagcgttacacggacagaattttgacttacacactcaaacgatctctatcataaatcttattattatcataatttaaaattaaaattaagattattgttatatcttattaagtgaacattatgatagagatatagaatatagatattgataattgatattgataatagatagatggatcgatatatagatagaaatatgatagaaaaaggtatttttaattgaacgtaaatcatcgccttttataggcaaaatatgaaattgaattttcatttacgacccctgaactatgctcaattaacaactttttattatttaatattattcttattatgaattatttaaatattatattttattcttgtgcatagttgactcgtaatttttacaccgttgcgtcgagcgttgagagttgactcatgtcccggttccggattttcgaacgtcctttcgtacaattttatattgtgtactttgcgttttgtaacttgtactcttgtcatttttagacgttcttcatcaataatttgaacctttttgattgtatcttgtacttttgagctgtttggacctttgtgtcttcaattcgtcgttttcgccttttgtcttcgcacttatttaatataaacaaatattacttgaaaatggaacaatatcaactaaaatcttgtctttcttggggaataatgctataaaatatgtgttcatttttggcattatcaatattcccacacttaagcgttgcttgtcctcaagcaatatagttttgaaaaatacttgaatcacttctttattcttcacactttgtacatcagtgacttcaatacggcggtatgaacaatggtagtaacaatgtggttaaaggtgggtgtgtcttttatagttgcctcgggtttaggtcaatgacac comes from Rutidosis leptorrhynchoides isolate AG116_Rl617_1_P2 chromosome 4, CSIRO_AGI_Rlap_v1, whole genome shotgun sequence and encodes:
- the LOC139839551 gene encoding U-box domain-containing protein 33-like isoform X2, translating into MAVVSSVSVEGARTLNQMIRYPVVDTSEIVETRDEIVAETNRRVVDNDDVYVAVGKEIKDSLLTLRWALYKYGDKQICILHVHQPAQKIPMMGTKFPVNQLDRLHVEAYHEAERQEMLQLLGRYKQMCLNSGVRIGVQYIEMGSIEKGIVEFILQNNVRRLVMGAATDRHYSRRMVNLRSRKAIYVCLEAAASCQIQFVCKGNLIFTKEVRLGEPDVSTSPPSPPININSDSGLTRRSVSERENSIIQPDNSNQDYHRVVSDSRGTGISSLLSDLNLESTPPSRLNPGMASDEWTEFSQTSPSERGVNDELYVQLAQAMAEADNSKRDAFEESIRRRKAEKDAIEAIHRVRTSENLYAEELRRRLEINGTLEKTKEEHEYVKKELYEVAEEFRIALEQKLFLETQITVCDRTVRELEQKMFSAVELLQTCKKERDELQIECNDVLRLVEELRENQTDDSLNSSVSHFYSEFSFSEVKDATCNFDPFLKIGEGGYGSIFRGFIRHTEVAVKMLNSHSLQGPSEFQQELLTGKPVLKLAKEVQDALKTEKLNKILDPTAGDWPYVVAQQLARLALNCCDRVRKNRPDLASEVWRVLEPMQVFCGISGRRQIPHYFICPIFLEVMQDPVVAADGFTYEAEAIRGWLDSGHKTSPMTNLELPNTNLVPNLALRSAIQEWLQQPWNHLIQIY
- the LOC139839551 gene encoding U-box domain-containing protein 33-like isoform X1, whose translation is MAVVSSVSVEGARTLNQMIRYPVVDTSEIVETRDEIVAETNRRVVDNDDVYVAVGKEIKDSLLTLRWALYKYGDKQICILHVHQPAQKIPMMGTKFPVNQLDRLHVEAYHEAERQEMLQLLGRYKQMCLNSGVRIGVQYIEMGSIEKGIVEFILQNNVRRLVMGAATDRHYSRRMVNLRSRKAIYVCLEAAASCQIQFVCKGNLIFTKEVRLGEPDVSTSPPSPPININSDSGLTRRSVSERENSIIQPDNSNQDYHRVVSDSRGTGISSLLSDLNLESTPPSRLNPGMASDEWTEFSQTSPSERGVNDELYVQLAQAMAEADNSKRDAFEESIRRRKAEKDAIEAIHRVRTSENLYAEELRRRLEINGTLEKTKEEHEYVKKELYEVAEEFRIALEQKLFLETQITVCDRTVRELEQKMFSAVELLQTCKKERDELQIECNDVLRLVEELRENQTDDSLNSSVSHFYSEFSFSEVKDATCNFDPFLKIGEGGYGSIFRGFIRHTEVAVKMLNSHSLQGPSEFQQEVNVLSKLRHPNLVTLIGACPDAWIIIYEYLSGGSLEGRLECKNNTPPLSWQNRIRIATELCSVLIFLHSCGIVHGDLKPANLLLDKNLVTKLSDFGICRVLSQTELSSNNTSMCCRTNPKGTFLYWDPEFVDTGELTVKSDTYSFGIILLQLLTGKPVLKLAKEVQDALKTEKLNKILDPTAGDWPYVVAQQLARLALNCCDRVRKNRPDLASEVWRVLEPMQVFCGISGRRQIPHYFICPIFLEVMQDPVVAADGFTYEAEAIRGWLDSGHKTSPMTNLELPNTNLVPNLALRSAIQEWLQQPWNHLIQIY